A single region of the Anticarsia gemmatalis isolate Benzon Research Colony breed Stoneville strain chromosome 11, ilAntGemm2 primary, whole genome shotgun sequence genome encodes:
- the mask gene encoding multiple ankyrin repeats single KH domain isoform X6, with translation MQNVGQSENRNIDKVNVQLDVVKSSTPQSSASSPAKSETETYSGAPAKYMTDSSESEDDSVSEILLACLCLSRPDLLAEMDEEGGTAEPSKFLLTHEDGERAVDPEMQARLEALLEAAGIGKLSGEGKHLADPEVLRRLTSSVSCALDEAAAALTRMRSDQPPPHHRHHHQDKNQQCGSSATGTTPTAAAPVGADGAPSLAEACSDGDVGTVRKLLTEGRSVHETTEEGESLLSLACSAGYYELAQVLLAMHASVEDRGIKDVQGDCTPLMEAASAGHVDIVRLLIAHGADVNAVSGSGNTPLMYACAGGHEECVRALLENGANVEDHNENGHTPLMEAASAGHVGVAKILLEHGAGINTHSNEFKESALTLACYKGHLDMVRFLLAAGADREHKTDEMHTALMEASMDGHVEVARLLLDSGAQVNMPTDSFESPLTLAACGGHVELAMLLLERGANIEEVNDEGYTPLMEAAREGHEEMVALLLGQGASINAQTEETQETALTLACCGGFLEVADFLIKAGADAELGASTPLMEASQEGHLELVRYLLNAGADVNAQTQTGDTALTYACENGHTDVADLLLRAGAELEHESEGGRTPLMKACRAGHVCTVQFLSGKGADVNRMTALGDHTPLSLACAGGHVDVVKFLLACDADPFRKLKDNSTMLIEAAKGGHTAVVQLLLDFPHSVMLPRTNATTEDNSGLSAAQAAALGLSHAAAPGTAGAGGAAGPGAARALLPAHPHPHPALHHPPHHHPAADLPTKFSKVYLDERGVAGRKKAGAGPGAALGAAGAGCAAPDAKHKCTRKQRVAPPHSDHHLPPPPDILDDNICHHAMAKVSLPPGFTWKDVNKKVKIKCHIKNKCNRDPRADCLPEADRSLLDLPDPSGVTTVHQSPATPPYPPPSQLFPVQPPSNINQHQLQELQQAQFQQLAAQQQQQVQQQQQVQQQQQQVQQQQQQHKKQQQQQQQLQQQQLQQQQQQQQYVQELQQRPETYVAQGGVGAAAGGDEAALGAGVEARELGAVLAYLQREVPSLVALPPNELRSLVLQVMQQKSHEILSSKCAEETEAEGEGEGHERQARRLLEEALTADWPRPDQQFPHHHDLHHHHHHHHDLGQAGNGCAYRVRPSSPTGALEGALTLPRPDDEPAAPAPAPHPQQPDLQPHFALPPPTLPYEDYRTATFGAGHAGAAPAAGGPAPHAPQPQTHSKRDQQHHHTNAAKKKGRFSGPGRGCRSGEAYGTATPPQPAPAAYSAMDVDGETDSNHDTALTLACAGGHEDLVELLLSRGADIEHRDKKGFTPLILAATAGHEKIVEILLNHGADIEAQSERTKDTPLSLACSGGRYEVVELILSRGANKEHRNVSDYTPLSLAASGGYVNIIRLLLTHQAEINSRTGSKLGISPLMLAAMNGHTAAVRLLLDCGSDINAQIETNRNTALTLACFQGRHEVVSLLLDRKANVEHRAKTGLTPLMEAASGGYVEVGRVLLDKGADVNAPPVPSSRDTALTIAADKGHTKFVELLLQRRAAVEVKNKKGNSPLWLAANGGHLAVVEMLYAAGADIDSQDNRKVSCLMAAFRKGHTKVVKWMVGVVTQFPSDQEMTRYICTISDKELLEKCQECVRVIRAAKETQAARANQNATILLEELDAERSREESRRQAAARRRERKKKKKLEKKEERRKLQAENDKNSMYCEKALGECSEGGEPDDEPVAKEEGDSGIDANSQGSCSSSDVKAPPVQSTKTKKKKKEEKAAPPTPAPAAKKQPDKSKPTKIETKPEKESTPKPDKKQEKENVAPSSPPATPAKPPAPQPDRRPADKKDKKPEEDNPKSITVQNVNKYGNNSRKSQVFESTRHNVDKDDVDTSDKNKKTHNTHQWETEGKSTSPKGGCVGGRREEGWKEVVRKSSVQALSTVEPGCKKVSVASHAISRVIGRAGSNINAIRSATGAHIEVDKQSKGQGERIITIKGSAEATKQAGMLIAAMIRDPEADIVQLLPRAAAKPPPQPLPLQPKTPKQPPPKAGASSSSSSSASSRTTPTARAPAKQHVTAARPAPPRLQTHTSTAEKRVPTSSTITVATTSASGSKTTGALTYTGVIVGARPHTFAAKLGASSAPAPAPAPADTKPRTMQPTPAGGASPGAGAASGAGSASPLKGAREPSPPPTPAAPPQQQPKPDEADSKPHRAPERTMQLSPDNSSSWSANEEPAPNTSAALHINTTPQSSASSGGAQEYSLFKDLSAGAGSAPVWGAAGDAHHNVDPPPPQLSVQVDASKAPGYRGGCSPCSRTSSHGSTPPPAYAPPHHAPHAAAPHHQPHASHAPLPPHAQHAQHGQHAQHGQHAQHAQHAQHAQQSYHQPMPIGNNVNAMDMSGLSRNGPIYQDNSRNGHNMMQQVSISSGVNMSGATMGLGYVGVETVSRLNPRAPDFAQRHPLMQQKHNAQLFAGASNAGNLSALLMSYQQQPMNQSPKPMQHTPQGHHAYQSLLERGVGVGVGSGVGVGAVGSNSGGGWGEEEERKPRPIGTERAWKLTGGDDWSHAHMPHLQHLTDHDRYQGVSGMGGVGGHVNVGHGLEGGGYGAVGGVGGVGGVGAAGGATAAALSLMHALPLHYLPPVAAAAPAPDHHQHWDQPQHHAADKQAWSKWTH, from the exons ATGCAGAATGTTGGACAGTCTGAAAACCGAAATATCGATAAGGTGAATGTGCAACTTGATGTGGTAAAATCGTCCACTCCTCAAAGTTCGGCTTCGAGTCCGGCCAAATCTGAAACCGAAACGTACTCAGGAGCGCCTGCCAAATACATGACGGACTCTTCGGAAAGCGAGGATGACTCTGTGTCCGAG ATCTTGCTGGCTTGTTTGTGCCTTAGCAGGCCAGACCTGTTG GCCGAGATGGACGAAGAAGGCGGCACTGCAGAGCCATCCAAGTTCCTCCTGACCCACGAGGATGGTGAGCGAGCCGTCGACCCTGAGATGCAGGCACGACTTGAAGCACTGCTTGAAGCTGCAG GCATCGGCAAACTATCCGGCGAGGGCAAGCATCTCGCCGACCCAGAGGTGCTCCGGCGGCTGACGTCGTCGGTGTCGTGCGCGCTGGACGAGGCGGCCGCCGCGCTCACGCGCATGCGCAGCGACCAGCCACCGCCGCACCACCGACACCACCACCAGGACAAAAA CCAACAATGCGGGTCGAGCGCGACGGGCACGACGCCGACGGCGGCGGCGCCGGTGGGCGCGGACGGCGCGCCGTCGCTGGCCGAGGCGTGCTCGGACGGCGACGTGGGCACGGTGCGCAAGCTGCTGACGGAGGGCCGCTCCGTGCACGAGACCACGGAGGAGGGCGAGTCGCTGCTGTCGCTCGCCTGCTCCGCCGGCTACTACGAGCTGGCGCAGGTGCTGCTCGCCATGCACGCCAGCGTCGAGGACAGAGGCATCAAG GATGTGCAGGGCGACTGCACGCCGCTGATGGAGGCGGCGAGCGCGGGCCACGTGGACATCGTGCGGCTGCTGATCGCGCACGGCGCGGACGTGAACGCCGTGTCGGGCTCCGGCAACACGCCGCTCATGTACGCGTGCGCCGGCGGCCACGAGGAGTGCGTGCGCGCGCTGCTCGAGAACGGCGCCAACGTCGAGGACCACAACGAGAACGGACACACGCCGCTCATGGAG GCGGCATCAGCGGGGCACGTGGGAGTAGCCAAGATCCTCCTGGAGCACGGCGCGGGCATCAATACGCACTCGAACGAATTCAAGGAGTCCGCGCTAACGCTCGCGTGCTACAAAGGCCACCTGGACATGGTGCGGTTCCTGCTGGCTGCGGGCGCCGACCGAGAGCACAAGACCGATGAAATGCACACTGCCCTTATGGAAGCCAGCATGGACGGACACGTGGAAGTTGCGAGACTACTGCTAGACTCCGGTGCACAG GTGAACATGCCAACGGACAGTTTCGAGTCCCCGCTGACGCTGGCGGCGTGCGGCGGTCACGTGGAGTTGGCGATGTTGCTGCTAGAGCGCGGCGCCAACATCGAGGAGGTCAACGACGAGGGCTACACGCCGCTCATGGAGGCCGCCAGAGAAG GTCACGAGGAGATGGTGGCGCTGCTGCTCGGGCAGGGCGCGTCCATCAACGCTCAGACGGAGGAGACGCAGGAGACGGCGCTGACGCTGGCGTGCTGCGGCGGCTTCCTCGAGGTGGCCGACTTCCTCATCAAGGCCGGCGCCGACGCCGAGCTCGGCGCCTCCACGCCGCTCATGGAGGCCTCGCAGGAGGGACACCTGGAGCTCGTCCG ATACTTGCTGAACGCGGGCGCCGACGTGAACGCGCAGACGCAGACGGGCGACACGGCGCTGACGTACGCGTGCGAGAACGGCCACACCGACGTGGCCGACCTGCTGCTGCGCGCCGGCGCCGAGCTGGAGCACGAGAGCGAGGGCGGCCGCACGCCGCTCATGAAGGCCTGCCGCGCCGGACACGTCTGCACCGTGCAGTTCCTCAGCGGCAAG GGCGCGGACGTGAACCGTATGACCGCATTGGGCGACCACACCCCGCTCTCCTTGGCGTGTGCCGGGGGTCACGTGGATGTGGTCAAGTTTCTCCTCGCGTGCGACGCGGACCCGTTTCGGAAGCTCAAGGACAACTCCACCATGCTCATCGAAGCGGCCAAAGGTGGCCACACCGCGGTCGTGCAACTCCTGCTCGACTTCCCCCACTCGGTTATGCTGCCTAGAA ctaACGCGACCACCGAGGACAACTCGGGCTTAAGCGCGGCGCAAGCCGCAGCGCTGGGCCTGAGCCACGCCGCGGCGCCGGGcacggcgggcgcgggcggcgcggcgggcccGGGAGCGGCCCGGGCGCTGCTGCCGGCGCACCCGCACCCTCACCCCGCGCTGCACCATCCCCCGCACCACCACCCCGCCGCCGACCTGCCCACCAAGTTCTCCAAGGTCTACTTGGACG AGCGCGGCGTGGCGGGCCGCAAGAAGGCGGGCGCGGGCCCGGGCGCGGCGctgggcgcggcgggcgcgggctgCGCGGCGCCGGACGCCAAGCACAAGTGCACGCGCAAGCAGCGCGTGGCGCCCCCGCACTCCGACCACCAcctgccgccgccgcccgacATACTGGACGACAAC ATATGCCACCACGCCATGGCTAAGGTATCACTCCCGCCGGGGTTTACGTGGAAGGACGTTAACaagaaagttaaaattaaatgccacattaaaaataaatgcaac AGGGACCCGCGCGCCGACTGCCTGCCCGAAGCCGACCGCAGCCTGCTCGACTTGCCCGACCCCTCAG GTGTGACGACCGTCCACCAGTCCCCCGCGACGCCACCGTACCCGCCCCCTTCGCAGTTGTTCCCAGTGCAGCCACCCTCTAATATTAACCAG CATCAACTGCAAGAATTGCAGCAAGCACAATTCCAGCAGCTAGCAGCGCAGCAACAACAACAAGTACAGCAACAGCAACAAGTGcaacaacaacagcagcagGTGCAACAACAGCAGCAACAGCATAAGAAACAACAACAGCAGCAGCAGCAACTGCAACAGCAGCAGCTgcagcagcaacaacaacaacagcaatATGTTCAGGAGTTGCAGCAGAGGCCTGAAACCTATGTCGCGCAG GGCGGCGTgggggcggcggcgggcggcgacGAGGCGGCGCTGGGCGCGGGCGTGGAGGCGCGCGAGCTGGGCGCCGTGCTGGCCTACCTGCAGCGGGAGGTGCCCTCGCTCGTGGCGCTGCCGCCCAACGAACTGCGCTCGCTCGTGCTGCAG GTGATGCAGCAGAAGTCTCACGAGATCCTTTCGTCCAAGTGTGCGGAGGAGACGGAGGCGGAGGGCGAGGGCGAGGGCCACGAGCGCCAGGCGCGCCGCCTGCTCGAGGAGGCGCTCACCGCCGACTGGCCTCGCCCCGACCAGCAGTTCCCCCACCACCATGATTTgcatcaccatcatcatcaccaCCACGACTTGGGG CAGGCGGGTAACGGTTGCGCGTACCGCGTGCGGCCGTCGTCACCCACCGGGGCGCTGGAGGGCGCGCTGACGCTGCCGCGGCCCGACGACgagcccgccgcgcccgcgcccgccccgcACCCGCAGCAACCTGATCTCCAACCTCACTTCGCACTGCCACCACCTACCCTACCTTACGAAGACTACAG AACGGCGACGTTCGGCGCGGGTCACGCGGGCGCGGCACCGGCGGCGGGCGGCCCGGCGCCTCACGCACCGCAACCCCAAACGCACTCCAAACGCGACCAGCAACACCACCACACCAATGCCGCCAAGAAAAAG GGTCGATTCTCGGGGCCGGGGCGCGGCTGTCGGTCGGGCGAGGCGTACGGCACGGCCACGCCGCCGCAGCCGGCGCCGGCGGCCTACAGCGCCATGGACGTGGACGGCGAGACGGACTCCAACCACGACACCGCGCTCACGCTCGCCTGCGCCGGCGGACACGAGGACCTCGTCGAGCTGCTGCTGTCGCGCGGCGCCGACATCGAACACCGCGACAAGAAG GGTTTCACTCCGTTAATCCTTGCGGCGACGGCGGGGCACGAGAAGATCGTGGAGATCCTGCTGAACCACGGCGCGGACATCGAGGCGCAGTCGGAGCGCACCAAGGACACGCCGCTGTCGCTGGCGTGCTCGGGCGGCCGCTACGAGGTGGTGGAGCTCATCCTCAGCCGCGGCGCCAACAAGGAGCACCGCAACGTGTCCGACTACACGCCGCTGTCGCTCGCCGCGTCGGGCGGCTACGTCAACATCATCCGCCTGCTGCTCACGCACCAG GCCGAGATCAACTCCCGCACCGGTTCAAAGCTGGGCATCTCTCCCCTCATGTTAGCAGCTATGAACGGTCACACGGCAGCCGTCAGACTACTCCTCGACTGCGGCTCCGACATCAACGCGCAAATCGAAACCAACCGCAACACCGCCTTAACCCTCGCCTGCTTCCAAGGCAGACACGAAGTCGTCAGTTTGCTGCTGGACCGCAAGGCCAACGTGGAGCACCGCGCCAAGACGGGGCTGACGCCGCTCATGGAGGCGGCCAGCGGCGGCTACGTGGAGGTGGGCCGCGTGCTGCTGGACAAGGGCGCCGACGTCAACGCGCCGCCCGTGCCCTCCTCGCGGGACACCGCGCTCACCATCGCCGCCGACAAGGGACACACCAAGTTCGTCGAACTGCTATTGCAAAG ACGAGCCGCGGTGGAAGTAAAGAATAAGAAAGGCAACTCTCCCCTGTGGCTGGCGGCCAACGGCGGCCACCTCGCGGTGGTCGAGATGTTGTACGCTGCCGGCGCCGACATTGACTCACAGGACAATAGAAAA GTATCGTGTCTGATGGCCGCCTTCCGTAAAGGCCACACTAAAGTGGTCAAATGGATGGTCGGAGTAGTCACGCAGTTTCCGTCGGACCAGGAGATGACAAG GTACATCTGCACGATATCGGACAAGGAGTTGCTGGAGAAGTGCCAGGAGTGCGTGCGCGTGATCCGCGCGGCCAAGGAGACGCAGGCGGCGCGCGCCAACCAGAACGCCACCATCCTGCTGGAGGAGCTGGACGCCGAGCGCAGCCGCGAGGAGAGCCGCCGCCaggccgccgcgcgccgccgcgagcggaagaagaagaagaagctcGAGAAGAAG GAGGAGAGACGTAAACTGCAGGCTGAGAACGACAAGAACTCGATGTACTGCGAGAAAGCGCTGGGCGAATGCTCCGAGGGCGGTGAGCCTGACGACGAGCCCGTCGCTAAAGAAGAGGGCGACTCAGGGATCGATGCTAACTCGCAG GGTTCCTGTTCATCGTCCGACGTGAAAGCACCTCCAGTTCAGAGTACCAAGactaagaaaaagaaaaaagaggAAAAAGCAGCACCACCTACCCCCGCACCCGCGGCTAAGAAACAACCAGATaag AGCAAACCTACCAAAATTGAGACAAAACCTGAAAAAGAGAGTACTCCTAAGCCAGACAAGAAGCAGGAGAAAGAGAACGTAGCACCGAGCTCGCCTCCCGCCACGCCCGCCAAGCCACCTGCGCCGCAGCCCGACCGTCGGCCTGCCGACAAGAAAGACAA AAAACCCGAAGAGGATAACCCTAAGAGCATTACAGTAcagaatgttaacaaatatgGGAATAACTCTAGAAAGAGTCAAGTATTCGAATCCACTAGGCACAATGTGGATAAAGACGATGTTGACACAagcgacaaaaataaaaagacgCACAACACGCATCA ATGGGAGACGGAAGGCAAGAGCACGTCTCCTAAGGGAGGTTGCGTGGGTGGAAGACGCGAGGAAGGCTGGAAGGAGGTTGTGCGCAAGTCTAGCGTGCAGGCGCTCTCTACCGTCGAACCTGG ATGCAAGAAAGTGTCAGTGGCGTCGCACGCGATCTCCCGCGTGATCGGTCGCGCGGGCAGCAACATCAACGCCATCCGCTCCGCCACCGGCGCACATATCGAGGTCGACAAGCAGAGCAAGGGACAGGGCGAGCGCATCATCACCATCAA GGGTTCAGCGGAGGCGACGAAGCAGGCGGGCATGTTGATCGCGGCCATGATCCGCGACCCCGAGGCCGACATCGTGCAGCTGctgccgcgcgccgccgccaaGCCGCCGCCGCAGCCGCTGCCGCTGCAGCCCAAGACGCCTAAACAACCACCTCCTAAG GCGGGTGCAAGCAGCAGTAGCAGCAGTTCAGCGAGCAGCCGCACCACGCCCACAGCGCGGGCACCGGCCAAGCAGCACGTCACCGCCGCCAGGCCCGCCCCGCCGCGCCTACAGACACACA cctCCACTGCGGAGAAGCGAGTGCCGACGTCGAGCACGATCACCGTGGCGACTACCTCAGCGAGCGGGTCCAAGACGACCGGGGCTCTCACGTACACGGGCGTCATCGTGGGAGCGCGGCCGCACACGTTCGCGGCCAAGCTCGGCGCCTCCTCCGCGCCCGCACCTGCCCCGGCGCCCGCCGACACCAAGCCGCGCACAATGCAGCCG ACGCCTGCGGGCGGCGCCAGCCCcggggcgggcgcggcgagCGGCGCGGGCTCGGCGTCCCCACTGAAGGGAGCGCGCGAGCCGTCCCCGCCGCCCACGCCCGCCGCGCCTCCGCAGCAGCAGCCCAAGCCCGACGAGGCCGACTCTAAACCACACCGCGCCCCTGAACGCACTATGCAG CTGAGCCCAGATAACTCCAGTTCCTGGAGCGCTAATGAGGAACCTGCGCCCAATACATCTGCAGCTCTACACATTAATACTACGCCGCAG TCGAGTGCTAGTAGCGGCGGAGCGCAGGAGTACTCGTTGTTCAAGGACCTGTCGGCCGGCGCCGGCTCGGCACCCGTGTGGGGCGCCGCCGGAGACGCGCACCACAACGTCGACCCGCCGCCGCCTCAG TTGTCGGTGCAGGTGGACGCCAGCAAGGCGCCGGGCTACCGCGGCGGCTGCTCGCCGTGCTCGCGCACGTCGTCGCACGGCTCCACGCCGCCGCCCGCCTACGCGCCGCCGCACCACGCGccgcacgccgccgcgccgcaccaCCAGCCGCACGCCAGCCACGCGCCGCTGCCGCCACATGCCCAGCACGCGCAACACGGTCAGCATGCGCAGCATGGACAGCACGCCCAGCATGCGCAGCACGCGCAACACGCGCAGCAGTCCTACCACCAACCCATGCCCATCG GCAACAACGTAAACGCGATGGACATGAGCGGGCTGTCACGAAATGGACCTATCTACCAAGATAACTCCCGGAATGGACACAACATGATg CAGCAGGTATCGATCTCTAGCGGCGTCAATATGAGCGGCGCGACGATGGGCCTAGGCTACGTGGGCGTGGAGACCGTGTCGCGACTCAACCCGCGCGCACCAGACTTCGCGCAGAGACATCCACTCAtgcaacaaaaacataatgcaCAG TTGTTCGCTGGCGCAAGCAACGCGGGTAACCTGAGCGCGCTCCTGATGTCATACCAACAGCAACCGATGAACCAATCTCCCAAACCTATGCAGCATACGCCGCAGGGACACCACGCCTATCAG TCTCTTTTGGAGCGTGGTGTGGGAGTGGGCGTGGGCTCCGGTGTAGGCGTGGGTGCCGTCGGCAGCAACAGTGGCGGCGGCTGGGGCGAGGAGGAAGAACGCAAGCCTCGACCCATCGGCACCGAGCGCGCCTGGAAGCTCACCGGCGGCGACGACTGGAGCCACGCGCACATGCCCCACCTGCAGCACCTCACCGACCATGACAGATACCAG GGAGTGAGCGGAATGGGCGGAGTCGGCGGGCACGTGAACGTCGGGCACGGCCTGGAGGGCGGAGGCTACGGCGCGGTGGGCGGCGTGGGTGGCGTGGGAGGCgtgggcgcggcgggcggcgccacGGCGGCCGCGCTGTCGCTCATGCACGCGCTGCCGCTGCACTACCTGCCGCCCGTGGCCgcggccgcgcccgcgcccgacCACCACCAGCACTGGGACCAGCCGCAGCACCACGCCGCCGACAAGCAG GCATGGAGCAAGTGGACTCACTAG